One part of the Aspergillus luchuensis IFO 4308 DNA, chromosome 5, nearly complete sequence genome encodes these proteins:
- a CDS encoding uncharacterized protein (antiSMASH:Cluster_5.4), translating into MSPLSQMSRPLVRSSSNVRSFSIAIPARREGQVINPKPRGYLADKEPITRREATSERYFVKTQQPTQTQPEQPETYQMVRQKMLEHRRNLDELDQYL; encoded by the exons ATGTCGCCTCTCAGCCAAATGTCGCGTCCTCTTGTCCGCAGTTCCAGCAACGTGCGATCATTCTCAATTGCCATCCCAGCTCGACGCGAAGGGCAAGTGATCAACCCAAAGCCCCGTGGATATCTGGCCGA CAAAGAGCCAATCACCCGCCGGGAAGCCACCAGTGAGCGATACTTTGTCAAGACCCAGCAGCCAACGCAGACGCAACCTGAACAACCCGAGACATACCAGATGGTGCGGCAGAAGATGCTCGAACACCGTCGTAATCTAGACGAGTTGGACCAATATCTGTGA